The segment CGGCTCTGTTGGCTGCGGCGGTTCTCAGCGGGCGTGTCAATGCGTTGGCTATCTTCATGGCATGCCGCGAGCCCGCCAAAGGAAAAGGAAGCATTCTTCGACGCGCTCCGGATGGGCGGCACTCTAACGCGGGATTTCCCGGGGGAACTACTTCCGCTTCATGCGTAGCTCGATCATCATCCTCTCGTTCCCTTTGTCATCGATCAGGAAATGGCGATGGAGGAGAAGGCGGCCGTCTTCCTCGAGGTGTGCGCGGGCGACGGTCTTGCGGCCGGGACGTTCGGTATCGAGTGCCGTCGCCCACAGAACGATGTTCTTGCCGTCGAAAGTGCCGTCGCTCTGACGGATCGACATTGTCGTCTGCCGCGAGTCGTACCAAACGGTGGTGAAGCGATTGCTCTTCGGATCGAAGCCGGAGATTCCCGTGCCTGTGCTCTTGGTTCCGTCAGGATTGGCGAACGTGAAATCGGACTGCAGAAACTTGCCGTCCTGGATCATGTACTGCTTGCATATGGCTTTCGACACGATAGGCTTCCCATTGGCGGGGAAGAATGTCTTCACGACATCCCACTCGCCGACGAATTGTGCCAGCAGCTTCTGACCGGCGCCCGGAGCGTTCGCCGGCTCGTATTGATTATGGCTTTGCTGCGCGACCGGCACCCGCACGAGCGCACCTTCGGCGCTTCTGGTGGACCCTGCGACCGCCGCAGTCGTGATGAGCAAAATCGCTATGATGCGTCTTGTCATGGCACGCGATGATACGCGAACATCACGTGCACCGCATACCTTGCAGGTAAAAGCCGACGAGGGCACTCACGTCGGCAGGCGAGGCATGCCCGGCAGGATAGCAACTTGGATTCATGTCGACGAAACTTGGCTCGCGAATCGGCTATACAGGCAGGTTGAACTGCTCTATGCATATCATTGAGACACAATCGCTTCCCGAAAAAGCACTCGATCGATCCTCCGCGAATGAAATGGTCTGGATCCCCGGCGGCACGTTCCAAATGGGATCCGATCATCACTATCCCGAGGAGGGTCCAGCGCACGTTGCGACAGTCGAGGGCTTCTGGATCGACAAGTACGAGATTACTAACGAGCAGTTTGCGGAATTCGTTGCTGCCACTGGTCACGTCACTGTGGCCGAACGTCCGCCGGACCCGAAAGACTATCCAGGAGCTCTGCCCGAGATGCTGCAGGCGGCTTCAGTTGTGTTTCGCAAGCCGGCTGGTCGCGTCGATCTCAGCAATCACTACAACTGGTGGAGATACGTACCTGGTGCGAACTGGCGGCATCCTGAGGGGCCGGAGATTTCGATCGAGGGCAGCTGCAATCATCCCGTAGTCCACTTGGCATACGAAGATGCCGAGGCCTATGCCAAATGGGCAGGGAAGGAGTTACCCACTGAGGCTGAGTGGGAGTTTGCCGCGCGGGGTGGGCTCGAGGGTGCGACGTACGCGTGGGGTGAGGAGTTCACGCCCGGCGGCAGGCAGATGGCCAATATCTGGCAGGGCGAATTCCCATGGGAGAATCTGCTGTCCGATGGTTACCAAGGCACTGCTCCAGTCGCTCGGTTTCCGCCGAATGGCTATGGGCTGTTCGACATGATTGGCAACGTTTGGGAATGGACTACGGATTGGTATGAAGCACGCCATGTGCCGGCGCCTTGCTGTGGAAGTTTTAATCCCAAAGGAGGAAGGCGTCTCCGCAGCTACGATCCGCAAATGCCGGGAGTAAGAGTTCCCAGAAAG is part of the Acidobacteriota bacterium genome and harbors:
- a CDS encoding gliding motility-associated lipoprotein GldK, whose translation is MVWIPGGTFQMGSDHHYPEEGPAHVATVEGFWIDKYEITNEQFAEFVAATGHVTVAERPPDPKDYPGALPEMLQAASVVFRKPAGRVDLSNHYNWWRYVPGANWRHPEGPEISIEGSCNHPVVHLAYEDAEAYAKWAGKELPTEAEWEFAARGGLEGATYAWGEEFTPGGRQMANIWQGEFPWENLLSDGYQGTAPVARFPPNGYGLFDMIGNVWEWTTDWYEARHVPAPCCGSFNPKGGRRLRSYDPQMPGVRVPRKVIKGGSFLCAPNYCRRYRPAARMAQPIDTATCHVGFRLIARKKH